A stretch of Mesorhizobium sp. M2A.F.Ca.ET.046.03.2.1 DNA encodes these proteins:
- a CDS encoding MDR family MFS transporter produces MDQTVETMAQKAAPMSESEKNAIIGGVLLSMLLAALDQTIVAPALPTIALALGHAEYLPWIVTGYLLTATAMAPLYGRISDVYGRRSVIYAAIMIFLLGSLVSALAPNMLVLVIGRAIQGAGGGGLFALAQTVIGDLVPPRERARYSAWISGTWAVASVAGPLLGGVFAEHLHWSLIFWINLPIGFLAMALINNPLKKLPIAAKNHRIDGLGAALLVIATSLLLLALNWGGSAYPWLSGEILGLVACSAVFWAFFALRLLKTAEPLISLDVLGNPIVLAGTLSMFLLQAANIGASVYLPVYLQSIVGLSVSESGMAMLGLLLGTVAGATLSGRLIPRFVHYKRIAIIGVSLAIVCVGVLSAIAGRASLPEVLILTTLTGLGSGTTFPVATVSVQNAVDRAHLGVATGVLTFLRTLGGALGVAILGAVALGYGLPLSSEGAATRIELSSALPFVMIFLTTGITLVLALIVLALMPEKELRGRDEHAAPVLAE; encoded by the coding sequence ATGGACCAGACCGTCGAGACGATGGCGCAGAAAGCCGCGCCGATGAGCGAGAGCGAGAAGAACGCCATCATCGGTGGCGTGCTGTTGTCGATGCTGCTGGCAGCCCTTGACCAGACAATCGTCGCCCCCGCGCTGCCGACGATCGCGCTCGCGCTTGGCCATGCCGAGTATCTGCCGTGGATTGTCACCGGTTATCTTTTGACCGCGACCGCGATGGCGCCGCTCTACGGCAGGATCTCGGATGTCTATGGTCGCCGTTCCGTCATCTACGCCGCCATCATGATCTTTCTGCTCGGGTCGCTGGTCAGCGCGCTCGCGCCCAACATGCTGGTGCTGGTCATCGGCCGGGCGATCCAGGGCGCCGGCGGCGGCGGTCTCTTCGCGCTGGCCCAGACGGTCATAGGCGATCTCGTGCCGCCGCGCGAGCGGGCCCGCTACTCGGCCTGGATCTCCGGCACATGGGCGGTCGCCAGCGTCGCCGGCCCGCTGCTCGGCGGCGTCTTTGCCGAGCATTTGCACTGGTCGCTGATCTTCTGGATCAACCTGCCGATCGGCTTCCTTGCCATGGCCCTCATCAACAACCCGCTGAAGAAGCTGCCGATCGCGGCCAAGAACCATCGCATCGACGGGCTGGGCGCCGCGCTGCTGGTCATCGCTACGTCGCTGCTGCTCCTGGCGCTGAACTGGGGCGGCAGCGCCTATCCCTGGTTATCAGGCGAAATCCTGGGGCTGGTGGCCTGCTCGGCCGTGTTCTGGGCTTTCTTCGCGCTGAGGCTGCTCAAGACGGCCGAGCCCTTGATCTCCCTCGACGTGCTGGGCAACCCGATCGTGCTCGCCGGCACGCTGTCGATGTTCCTGTTGCAGGCCGCGAACATCGGCGCTTCGGTTTACCTGCCGGTCTACCTGCAGTCGATCGTCGGGCTTTCGGTCAGCGAATCCGGCATGGCCATGCTGGGCCTGCTGCTCGGCACGGTCGCCGGCGCCACCCTCAGCGGCCGTTTGATCCCGCGTTTCGTCCATTACAAGCGCATCGCCATAATCGGCGTCAGCCTTGCCATCGTCTGCGTTGGCGTGCTCAGTGCCATTGCGGGACGCGCCTCGCTGCCCGAAGTCCTGATCCTGACCACGCTCACCGGCCTGGGCAGCGGAACGACCTTCCCGGTCGCCACCGTCTCGGTCCAGAACGCCGTCGACCGCGCTCACCTGGGCGTGGCGACCGGCGTGCTGACCTTCCTGCGCACGCTGGGCGGCGCGCTCGGCGTGGCGATCCTTGGCGCGGTGGCGCTGGGCTATGGCTTGCCGCTGTCGTCCGAAGGCGCCGCGACGCGTATCGAATTGTCATCGGCGCTGCCGTTCGTGATGATTTT
- a CDS encoding DUF922 domain-containing protein, producing MMKRPLLCALMLALAATPAVPANLVKTYSYFSVGGRTLDDIQNQLSRNGPEVKSTGSRHPGATQMAFTTRISYAQSAQSCRIADAAVTVKVKVILPEWRRPRKSDPDVRLFWDTLSADIKRHEERHVEIAKNHARSLEDALKASPTQKTCEQAKAEAASIQAAELARHDQDQVRFDRVEGANFESRILRLMRYRMQRIEAGQLPPP from the coding sequence ATGATGAAGCGTCCCCTGCTCTGCGCCCTGATGCTCGCGCTCGCCGCCACGCCGGCGGTCCCCGCGAATCTGGTGAAGACCTACAGCTATTTCAGCGTCGGCGGCCGCACGCTCGACGATATCCAGAACCAGCTGTCGAGAAACGGCCCCGAAGTGAAGAGCACCGGATCGCGACATCCAGGCGCCACGCAGATGGCCTTTACGACCCGTATCAGCTACGCCCAGAGCGCGCAGTCCTGCCGCATCGCCGATGCGGCCGTCACCGTGAAGGTCAAGGTGATCCTCCCCGAGTGGCGGCGCCCGCGCAAATCCGATCCCGACGTTAGGCTGTTCTGGGACACGCTCTCGGCCGACATCAAACGGCATGAGGAACGCCATGTCGAGATCGCCAAGAACCATGCGCGCTCGCTCGAGGACGCGCTGAAGGCCAGCCCCACGCAAAAGACGTGCGAACAGGCAAAAGCGGAGGCCGCGTCGATCCAGGCAGCCGAGCTCGCCAGGCACGATCAGGACCAGGTGCGCTTCGACCGGGTCGAGGGCGCCAATTTCGAAAGCCGCATCCTTCGGCTGATGCGCTATCGGATGCAGCGCATTGAAGCCGGCCAGCTGCCGCCGCCTTGA
- the folP gene encoding dihydropteroate synthase, with protein MTTRRWQLAHGRYLDLGPKAVVVGILNVTPDSFSDGSLFIAPGKALEQARRMVKEGAAVIDVGGESTRPGFAPITAEEEQGRVLPVIAALAASGEALISVDTYREDTARRAVAAGAHIVNDVWGLQREPGIARVAAETGAGLIIMHTGRERQKLPDVIDDQFLFLRKSLEIARAANVADSQIVLDAGFGFAKETAAENLDLMARFSELQALGYPLMAGTSRKRFIGTATGREPGDRAAGTAATSVILRLKGADLFRVHDVAINVDALALTDAMLARETEPPPGP; from the coding sequence ATGACGACAAGGCGATGGCAGTTGGCGCATGGGCGCTATCTCGACCTCGGTCCGAAGGCGGTCGTCGTCGGCATCCTCAACGTGACGCCTGACAGTTTTTCGGACGGCAGTTTGTTCATCGCGCCGGGAAAGGCGCTGGAGCAGGCGCGCCGGATGGTGAAAGAGGGCGCCGCCGTGATCGATGTCGGCGGGGAATCGACGCGGCCGGGTTTCGCTCCGATCACGGCTGAAGAAGAGCAGGGTCGCGTGCTGCCGGTCATCGCGGCGCTCGCCGCTTCCGGCGAGGCGCTGATCTCGGTCGACACCTATCGCGAGGACACCGCGCGGCGCGCAGTCGCCGCCGGCGCCCATATCGTCAACGATGTCTGGGGGCTGCAGCGGGAGCCCGGCATCGCGCGCGTCGCCGCCGAAACCGGCGCCGGGCTCATCATCATGCACACCGGCCGCGAGCGGCAGAAACTGCCTGATGTGATCGACGACCAGTTCCTGTTCCTGCGCAAATCGCTCGAGATCGCGCGTGCGGCCAACGTCGCCGACAGTCAGATCGTGCTCGATGCAGGCTTCGGCTTCGCCAAGGAAACGGCGGCGGAGAACCTCGACCTGATGGCGCGGTTTTCGGAGCTTCAGGCGCTCGGCTACCCGCTGATGGCGGGAACCTCGCGCAAGCGCTTCATCGGCACCGCGACCGGGCGCGAGCCTGGCGATCGGGCCGCCGGCACGGCGGCGACGAGCGTCATCCTGCGCTTGAAGGGGGCCGACCTGTTTCGCGTCCACGATGTCGCAATCAACGTGGACGCGCTGGCGCTGACCGATGCTATGCTTGCCCGCGAAACCGAGCCTCCCCCCGGACCCTGA
- the folB gene encoding dihydroneopterin aldolase, whose product MYVIRMKNCAFFARHGVLDEEETLGQRFYVDAELTVEPSRPLTEDSIEDTVNYGVAFAVIEKIVTGHRRFLIEALALEVAKALTARFSQIRKAAITVRKPNAPVPGVLDYVEVTVVWPE is encoded by the coding sequence ATGTACGTCATCCGTATGAAGAATTGCGCCTTCTTCGCCCGCCACGGCGTGCTTGACGAGGAGGAGACGCTTGGCCAACGTTTCTATGTCGATGCCGAGCTGACCGTCGAACCCAGCCGTCCGCTGACGGAGGATTCCATCGAGGATACCGTCAATTACGGCGTCGCCTTCGCGGTCATCGAGAAGATCGTGACCGGACATCGCCGCTTCCTGATCGAGGCGCTGGCGCTGGAGGTCGCAAAGGCGCTGACAGCGCGCTTCTCGCAGATCAGGAAGGCCGCGATCACCGTGCGCAAGCCGAACGCCCCGGTGCCCGGCGTGCTCGATTATGTGGAGGTGACCGTTGTCTGGCCAGAATAG
- the folK gene encoding 2-amino-4-hydroxy-6-hydroxymethyldihydropteridine diphosphokinase — protein sequence MSGQNSVVYLSLGGNLGDPARSMGAALRILDGDDATRVTAVSSLYRTPPWGKLDQPDFLNAAAAIETALSPRALLDLCLDVERRLKRVREERWGPRLIDIDILVFGDRVIHETGLEVPHPRMLERAFVLAPLAEIAPGLSIGGRSVSERLGAVDTSGIERLPSGREWWLA from the coding sequence TTGTCTGGCCAGAATAGCGTCGTCTATCTCAGCCTCGGCGGCAATCTCGGCGATCCGGCGAGGTCCATGGGCGCGGCATTGCGCATACTGGATGGCGACGACGCGACGCGCGTCACCGCGGTCTCGTCGCTCTACCGCACGCCGCCCTGGGGCAAGCTCGACCAACCCGATTTCCTCAACGCCGCCGCGGCGATCGAGACGGCGCTCTCGCCGCGCGCGCTGCTCGACCTTTGCCTCGACGTCGAGAGGCGATTGAAGCGCGTGCGCGAGGAGCGCTGGGGGCCGCGCCTGATCGACATCGACATCCTAGTGTTCGGCGACCGGGTTATTCACGAGACCGGGCTCGAAGTGCCGCATCCGCGCATGCTGGAGCGCGCCTTCGTGCTGGCGCCGCTGGCCGAGATCGCGCCGGGGCTTTCGATCGGCGGCAGGAGCGTCTCGGAACGGCTCGGCGCCGTCGACACATCAGGGATCGAGCGGCTTCCGTCCGGCCGGGAGTGGTGGTTGGCTTAA
- a CDS encoding DUF924 family protein, giving the protein MAELDARALSVTKFWRDAGEDAWFEKNDAFDTDFRSRFLELHYAAARRECDDWNAHAEGSLALMILLDQFPRNCFRGTGHMYVTDPLARHFADRAIAAGQDLELDEALRVFLYLPFEHSESLGDQKRSVELTAVRAANDLKYAEEHLEIIERFGRFPHRNRLLGRETTPEEQTFLDGGGFSG; this is encoded by the coding sequence ATGGCAGAGCTCGACGCGCGGGCGCTTTCAGTCACCAAATTCTGGCGTGACGCCGGCGAGGACGCCTGGTTCGAGAAGAACGACGCCTTCGACACCGATTTCCGCAGCCGCTTCCTTGAGTTGCATTACGCAGCCGCGCGGCGCGAATGCGACGACTGGAACGCCCATGCTGAAGGATCGCTGGCGCTGATGATCCTGCTCGATCAGTTCCCGCGCAACTGCTTCCGCGGCACCGGCCACATGTACGTGACCGACCCGCTGGCAAGGCATTTTGCCGACCGGGCGATCGCCGCCGGACAGGATCTGGAACTCGACGAGGCTCTGCGCGTCTTCCTCTACCTTCCATTCGAGCATTCGGAATCGCTTGGCGATCAGAAGCGTTCAGTGGAACTCACCGCCGTGCGAGCCGCGAACGATCTTAAATATGCCGAGGAGCATCTGGAAATCATCGAGCGCTTCGGTCGCTTTCCGCATCGAAACAGGTTGCTCGGTCGAGAGACGACGCCCGAGGAACAGACATTTCTCGACGGCGGCGGTTTTTCCGGTTGA
- a CDS encoding monovalent cation:proton antiporter-2 (CPA2) family protein yields MAAEASSSDLVQVVALLAAGVIAVPIFKRMGLGSILGYLAAGVVIGPFGLRVFSESGSILHVAELGVVMFLFIIGLEMQPSRLWGLRREIFGLGALQVGVCAVLLTLVGLAGGFPIAQSFVAGAGFVLTSTAIVMQLLEERGEIATPKGQRIVSILLLEDLMIVPLLALVAFLAPGGAETSISERLTEVGMGIAAIVGLVVAGRYLLNPLFRILADARAREVMTAAALLVVLGSALAMQLSGLSMAMGAFLAGVLLSESTFRHQLEADIEPFRGILLGLFFLAVGMSLDLGVVAHNWRLVAIYVVAYMVMKALGIYIVARILKSGHREALERAVFMAQGGEFAFVLYSSAAAVGIIDGQANATLTAIVIISMVLTPLAILALRYLTPRDEQSLDGVDIAEGLTGSVLIIGFGRFGQIASQPLLLRGLDVSIIDNEVEMIQAAANFGFKVYYGDGTRLDILHAAGAGRAHAVLICVDKPDAAVRIAQLIKAEFPLVTILARAYDRGTALQLIRAGVDYQLRETFESALVFGGSALEALGVDPEEVAEVIEDVRRRDTARFETQLAEGIRAGQRFLKGNIGTPIPTPLTQPRRAGRALNQETAVVLNEAETNN; encoded by the coding sequence ATGGCAGCTGAAGCGTCGAGCAGCGATCTGGTGCAGGTGGTGGCGTTGCTCGCGGCCGGCGTCATCGCCGTGCCGATCTTCAAGCGCATGGGGCTGGGCTCGATCCTCGGCTACCTTGCCGCGGGCGTGGTCATCGGCCCGTTCGGCCTGCGCGTCTTTTCCGAATCGGGATCGATCCTCCACGTCGCCGAGCTCGGCGTCGTCATGTTCCTGTTCATCATCGGGCTGGAAATGCAGCCGTCGCGGCTCTGGGGCCTGCGTCGCGAGATCTTTGGATTGGGCGCCCTCCAGGTCGGCGTCTGCGCGGTCCTGCTCACCCTCGTCGGACTGGCCGGAGGCTTTCCGATCGCGCAGTCCTTCGTTGCCGGCGCCGGCTTCGTGCTGACCTCGACGGCGATCGTCATGCAGCTGCTGGAAGAGCGCGGCGAGATCGCCACGCCGAAAGGCCAGCGCATCGTCTCCATCCTCTTGCTTGAAGACCTGATGATCGTGCCGCTGCTGGCGCTGGTGGCCTTCCTCGCGCCCGGCGGCGCCGAAACCAGTATTTCGGAGCGGCTGACCGAAGTCGGCATGGGCATCGCCGCGATCGTCGGGCTGGTCGTGGCCGGCCGTTATCTGCTTAATCCGCTCTTTCGAATCCTGGCCGACGCGCGTGCCCGCGAGGTCATGACCGCCGCGGCCCTCCTGGTGGTGCTGGGATCGGCTCTCGCCATGCAGCTCTCCGGCCTTTCGATGGCGATGGGCGCCTTCCTCGCCGGCGTGCTCCTGTCGGAATCGACTTTCCGACACCAGCTCGAAGCCGATATCGAGCCGTTCCGCGGGATCCTGCTCGGCCTGTTCTTCCTCGCCGTCGGCATGTCGCTCGACCTTGGCGTCGTCGCCCATAACTGGCGGCTCGTCGCGATCTATGTCGTCGCCTACATGGTCATGAAGGCGCTCGGCATCTACATCGTCGCGCGCATCCTGAAGAGCGGCCATCGCGAGGCGCTCGAACGCGCCGTCTTCATGGCGCAGGGCGGCGAATTCGCCTTCGTGCTTTATTCGTCCGCGGCCGCGGTCGGCATCATCGACGGCCAGGCCAACGCAACGCTCACCGCCATCGTCATCATCTCGATGGTGCTGACGCCGCTCGCGATCCTGGCGCTGCGCTACCTCACCCCGCGCGACGAGCAGTCGCTCGACGGCGTCGACATCGCCGAGGGCCTCACCGGCAGCGTGCTGATCATCGGTTTCGGCCGCTTCGGCCAGATCGCAAGCCAGCCGCTGCTATTGCGGGGGCTGGACGTCTCGATCATCGACAACGAGGTGGAGATGATCCAGGCGGCGGCCAATTTCGGCTTCAAGGTCTATTATGGCGACGGCACGAGGCTCGATATCCTGCATGCGGCCGGCGCCGGGCGGGCCCACGCGGTGCTGATCTGCGTCGACAAGCCGGACGCCGCCGTGCGCATCGCGCAGCTGATCAAGGCCGAATTCCCGCTGGTCACCATCCTGGCGCGCGCCTACGACCGCGGCACGGCGCTGCAGCTCATTCGAGCCGGCGTCGACTACCAATTGCGCGAAACCTTCGAATCGGCGCTCGTCTTCGGCGGCTCGGCGCTGGAGGCATTGGGCGTCGATCCGGAGGAGGTTGCCGAGGTCATCGAGGACGTGCGCCGTCGCGATACCGCTCGCTTCGAAACGCAGCTTGCCGAGGGCATCCGCGCCGGCCAGCGTTTCCTCAAGGGCAACATCGGCACGCCGATCCCGACGCCGCTCACGCAACCGCGCCGGGCCGGCCGCGCGCTGAACCAAGAAACAGCCGTTGTGCTGAACGAGGCAGAGACCAACAACTGA
- a CDS encoding AraC family transcriptional regulator yields MSDYSSRPLPDIPMDALSEVLQDFRLSGVNYGRCELRHPWSIAFPQQRLLRFHFVGQGPCWIHTEEEGWQELRNGDLVLLPQGIAHRLASAPDVVGDSLEGCQVTKLGGNVCEVVRQGTGATSTLFCGSMALGSCALNPLITLMPPVIKGCDVAGNDPVMRPLLAAMTAEAAQPQMGSATILSRMADLLTARLIRCWVNCTGASTTGWLAAIRDPHIGRALAAMHRDPGHNWTLESLAALAGQSRSIFAERFSAVLGEGAARYLARLRMQLARELLGQNGMSVAEVATRLGYDSEASFARAFKRITNVSPGVVRRTISGRMDMNFGF; encoded by the coding sequence ATGTCTGACTATTCGTCCCGCCCGCTTCCGGATATCCCGATGGATGCGCTCAGCGAAGTCCTGCAGGACTTTCGCTTGAGTGGCGTGAACTATGGCCGCTGCGAGCTGCGACATCCATGGAGCATCGCCTTTCCGCAACAGAGGCTCCTTCGCTTTCACTTTGTCGGCCAGGGCCCATGCTGGATCCATACCGAAGAGGAAGGCTGGCAGGAGTTGCGCAATGGCGATCTGGTGCTGCTGCCGCAAGGCATCGCTCATCGGCTGGCCAGTGCGCCGGACGTCGTCGGCGACTCGCTCGAGGGGTGCCAGGTGACCAAGTTGGGCGGCAATGTCTGCGAAGTGGTCAGGCAGGGAACGGGCGCGACAAGCACCCTTTTCTGCGGCTCGATGGCACTGGGTTCCTGCGCGCTCAACCCGTTGATCACGTTGATGCCGCCTGTCATCAAAGGCTGCGACGTGGCCGGAAATGACCCGGTCATGCGTCCTTTGCTGGCGGCTATGACGGCCGAGGCCGCGCAACCGCAGATGGGCAGCGCCACCATCCTGTCGCGGATGGCGGATTTGCTGACGGCCCGGCTCATCCGCTGCTGGGTCAATTGCACCGGAGCCTCGACCACCGGCTGGCTCGCCGCCATCCGCGACCCCCATATCGGCCGCGCTCTCGCAGCCATGCACCGAGATCCCGGCCATAACTGGACGCTGGAAAGCCTAGCCGCCCTGGCCGGCCAATCGCGCTCGATTTTTGCCGAGCGCTTCAGCGCTGTCTTGGGCGAGGGCGCTGCACGCTATCTCGCTCGTCTGCGCATGCAGCTTGCCCGCGAGTTGCTGGGGCAAAACGGCATGTCGGTTGCCGAAGTCGCTACCCGTCTGGGCTATGATTCCGAGGCATCCTTCGCGCGCGCGTTCAAGCGCATCACCAATGTCTCGCCGGGCGTTGTGCGCCGCACAATTTCCGGACGAATGGACATGAACTTCGGATTTTAA
- a CDS encoding MFS transporter, which translates to MTDTTLQLEDTAIGLDEDAPAAWSAGTWFAVLSLAATSFALVSAEFLPAGLLTPMARDLGISEGTAGQVVTATASVGAVTAMLSNVLIGRLNRKTVLVGLMALAVASNLLAALAPNFWLLLLGRAGLGIALSAFWALSVAVVARLVGANATGRGMAIVTLGVSLATIAAPSMGALISDWLGWRSAMAMAAGLAVLAMLAQLLSLPTLPATASNSLADVFRLTRRRGVQLGMLAILLLMTGHFAGSVYVRPFLEHVTLLATGPIALALLGFGIAAVIGNVAGGRMADANIHVALVVTAALMAFAALALVLWGVHIGAAFGFVTLWGLAFGMGPVVLPTNLSRAAPDALEAAGSLMVASFQVAITTGAVVGGYVVDTYGATGPLTLTAILAVATVVLALLQPRR; encoded by the coding sequence GTGACTGACACAACATTACAGCTTGAAGACACCGCGATTGGCCTTGATGAGGATGCGCCAGCCGCATGGAGCGCAGGCACCTGGTTTGCGGTCCTTTCATTGGCGGCCACCAGCTTTGCGCTGGTGTCAGCCGAATTCCTGCCCGCAGGTCTGTTGACGCCGATGGCACGCGATCTCGGCATCAGCGAGGGAACGGCCGGACAGGTCGTCACCGCCACCGCTTCCGTCGGCGCCGTGACGGCCATGTTAAGCAATGTTCTCATCGGCAGATTGAACCGCAAGACCGTGCTGGTCGGCCTCATGGCCCTGGCGGTCGCCTCCAACCTTCTTGCGGCCTTGGCGCCTAATTTCTGGCTGTTGTTGTTAGGCCGCGCCGGGTTGGGTATCGCTCTCAGCGCTTTCTGGGCACTTTCGGTTGCCGTCGTGGCGAGGTTGGTTGGCGCCAATGCGACGGGGCGTGGCATGGCCATCGTCACCCTCGGCGTCTCGCTTGCCACCATTGCCGCACCGTCGATGGGCGCGCTGATCAGCGACTGGTTGGGATGGCGCAGCGCCATGGCCATGGCGGCGGGGCTGGCCGTGTTGGCCATGCTGGCGCAGTTGCTCAGCCTGCCGACCCTGCCTGCAACCGCCAGCAATAGTCTCGCGGATGTATTTCGGCTGACACGGCGGCGTGGCGTTCAACTCGGCATGCTTGCCATTCTTTTGCTGATGACCGGACATTTCGCCGGCTCTGTCTATGTGCGCCCCTTCCTCGAACACGTGACCCTGCTTGCAACCGGGCCAATTGCCCTGGCCCTGCTTGGATTTGGCATCGCAGCCGTGATTGGCAATGTTGCCGGCGGCCGCATGGCCGACGCCAACATCCACGTGGCTCTCGTGGTCACTGCAGCGTTGATGGCATTCGCGGCGCTGGCATTGGTGCTTTGGGGCGTGCACATCGGCGCTGCCTTTGGGTTTGTCACGCTTTGGGGCCTGGCCTTCGGCATGGGGCCGGTGGTGCTGCCAACCAATCTGTCGCGTGCGGCACCCGATGCGCTGGAAGCAGCGGGCAGCCTGATGGTCGCCTCTTTCCAGGTGGCCATCACCACCGGCGCGGTTGTCGGCGGCTATGTCGTGGACACCTATGGCGCAACGGGGCCGTTGACCCTTACCGCCATTCTTGCCGTCGCAACGGTGGTGCTGGCGCTGCTGCAGCCTCGCAGGTGA